The following are from one region of the Streptomyces decoyicus genome:
- a CDS encoding WXG100 family type VII secretion target, with amino-acid sequence MTIIGTGDAVAGEGLQADIPSLKSGGKDFTSVGQRYQSAVTKLKNALTGLEGQDTPPWGDDEIGEKFGVVYEGLRDGMYESMGHLAAKLQEIGGALNTMADNHQADEDFNDSLMKQHIANAEAEGQKIVSLKSPHT; translated from the coding sequence GTGACGATCATCGGAACGGGGGACGCCGTGGCCGGAGAAGGACTGCAAGCAGACATTCCGTCGCTGAAGTCCGGCGGCAAGGACTTCACCAGCGTCGGACAGCGATACCAGTCCGCGGTGACGAAACTCAAGAACGCGCTGACCGGCCTGGAGGGCCAGGACACCCCGCCATGGGGCGATGACGAGATCGGCGAGAAGTTCGGCGTGGTCTACGAGGGCCTGCGTGACGGCATGTACGAATCGATGGGGCATCTGGCCGCCAAGCTCCAGGAGATCGGCGGCGCCCTGAACACCATGGCCGACAACCACCAGGCCGACGAGGACTTCAACGACTCCTTGATGAAGCAGCACATCGCCAACGCCGAGGCGGAGGGCCAGAAGATCGTCTCCCTCAAGTCGCCGCACACCTGA
- a CDS encoding toxin glutamine deamidase domain-containing protein has protein sequence MSLMLPDWLEWVLEMLGYDWPTGDEDKMNESADRWREFANAVEQLQSEGVSAAGNVLSANSGDSIDGFSRTWEKFSGNGSGYLDDARTAAELIAFALNAGSGVIIGMKVAVIAQLAILAAEIIAAQAAAPFTLGLSEIGAAGATQATRLIVRRILKEAREALVEAIVETVKEPAVSALEAMISDAIAQGMNMNFGAQQGFDVGRSAKTGADAGAEALKNSGQTFAESLRDGAGGRAGHHARGGLESAAGHGGGEDSGGSSDGGGSESASGSSTSSGGGSGGGSTDGGGSGSGPDSGGDSTSGSGSSSNGGSGSDSSSGSGSGGSSGGSGTGAGNGAGGGSGSGGTSHSPRPGDSPTDTAGAGADTHPATSSDGSPSGQDGGRSAPQAQPLPPPDQRSPFDAGYQGGSDSPYGSSPTPDSGTTPDPSRPSPDAVSTQPAPDHTPDSARPDHPDQVSTQPAPDHTPDSARPDHPDQVSTQPAPDHTPDSARPGPDPVSTQPTPDHTPDSARPHPDTLSTQPAPGPSPHPDAAPTPDAGPGPNHPSPTPDQPSPGPSNSPSPDAPSHPDAGPAPSQQPTASPDPVAGNPPSHGGTSTDTNGSGDGNNNSNSNNNNGDNAGSGRGATPHVNVPSQGAPAQHAPSSGPPIGRRDPSPGDPMPTVDDNDDTTVRTQSADTMAAPAQRTADPGTTAATTPQQSPQHTPQAAGPMMAPPTTVPQQGGPATPNSAPPRGTTPSGGNPPPPSNRRPDGSQVIRDVTQQPSPERPAYNPRPDGPRPDRARPRTDDPRNPGNGHPDPRQQRPADPQQHQHQPQPQPQNNRPDPRQQHPTGDNPAPGSPSDNSPAHNLPPNDRPENGRPDNARPENLDPQNVRPDQPADHAHPAHPTAQPNQSNQPDQRPDDTPLTHATDDTHAAHPTDDTHPTDDGPADPDHRDPAPASETRNRERPGGLDGPTDEHQQHVENSIPRDENGRPQRHPDPDDGNWLNSLNEPGPDAPGRNNNCVDAALAAADTYSGNPTAAAHRTPDTHPDGTPSDRGENNGRDRIENTLGTRFNDYGNGKDAFHRLENDLRNTGHGSQAVIVTQDRNGRAHAWNVVNHHGKITYLDAQTGQRSNTPLHDGTNGVHAIPLDPNRRPLPTNPTHNNQDTESDRRPAAEPAGAGEKRKHPGEARDIERDDQRHPVHGERPGTHQDGLPPDDAQDRLRANERTPVHQIQHDALDQQMRQWANDGSLARVLQIATGHGPDPDGPRRLNSDQLAHHLQGFHDLNRGERMAVVASLGRLSHTFHKEYGVHSNPVSDGKESVGASLHQRNVDRNLSGLLKGVDPQGPHATSHGPDLTGRNFAVIEIEGPNGTEYVVDSSHPKEGDTKKMHSEENLGNWLNEANKVSGDKYTLSALYTEREPCGNKKGALGKHNCSDYLIKMAKEQGKGHDVPVYYSTSYRTDADVVQERSKARQELMKQARDALGVRKLPRETLKQIDDAVHRRVPDSPAMVAQERQFEDRVDRVRNLWSTIATQV, from the coding sequence ATGTCGCTCATGCTGCCGGACTGGCTGGAGTGGGTCCTCGAAATGCTCGGCTACGACTGGCCGACGGGCGACGAGGACAAGATGAACGAGTCCGCCGACCGATGGCGGGAGTTCGCGAACGCCGTCGAGCAGTTGCAGTCCGAGGGCGTCTCGGCGGCCGGCAACGTGCTGTCGGCCAACTCCGGTGACAGCATCGACGGCTTCAGCCGGACCTGGGAGAAGTTCTCCGGCAACGGCTCCGGCTACCTCGACGATGCACGTACGGCCGCCGAGCTCATCGCCTTCGCGCTGAACGCCGGCTCCGGGGTCATCATCGGGATGAAAGTCGCGGTGATCGCCCAGTTGGCGATCCTTGCGGCAGAGATCATCGCAGCTCAGGCGGCCGCCCCCTTCACCCTCGGCCTGTCCGAAATCGGCGCCGCGGGCGCCACCCAGGCCACCCGTCTGATCGTGCGCCGCATCCTCAAGGAAGCGCGCGAGGCCTTGGTCGAGGCGATCGTCGAGACGGTCAAGGAGCCCGCCGTCTCCGCGCTGGAGGCCATGATCTCCGATGCCATCGCGCAGGGCATGAACATGAACTTCGGGGCCCAGCAGGGCTTCGACGTCGGCCGCAGCGCCAAGACCGGCGCGGACGCCGGCGCGGAGGCGCTCAAGAACTCCGGCCAGACCTTCGCCGAGTCCCTGCGCGACGGCGCGGGCGGCAGGGCCGGCCATCACGCGCGCGGCGGCCTGGAGTCCGCCGCCGGCCACGGTGGCGGCGAGGACAGCGGCGGAAGCAGCGACGGAGGCGGCTCGGAGAGCGCTTCCGGGAGCAGCACCAGCAGCGGGGGCGGCAGCGGGGGCGGCAGCACGGACGGCGGCGGCTCGGGCAGCGGGCCGGACTCCGGCGGCGATTCCACCAGCGGCTCCGGCAGCAGTAGCAATGGTGGTTCCGGCTCCGACAGCAGCAGTGGGTCCGGCTCCGGTGGGTCGAGCGGTGGCAGTGGGACGGGCGCAGGAAACGGTGCGGGCGGCGGCAGCGGCTCCGGCGGCACCTCCCACTCCCCCCGGCCGGGCGATTCCCCTACGGACACGGCAGGTGCCGGCGCGGATACCCACCCCGCCACCTCGTCGGACGGTTCGCCCTCCGGCCAGGACGGCGGCCGCAGCGCACCCCAGGCCCAGCCCCTGCCGCCGCCGGACCAGCGCTCCCCCTTCGACGCCGGCTACCAGGGCGGCAGCGACAGCCCATACGGCTCCTCCCCCACCCCCGACTCGGGCACCACTCCGGACCCCTCCCGCCCCTCCCCGGACGCGGTGAGCACCCAGCCCGCTCCGGACCACACCCCGGACTCGGCACGCCCGGACCACCCGGACCAGGTCAGCACCCAGCCCGCTCCGGACCACACCCCGGACTCGGCACGCCCGGACCACCCGGACCAGGTCAGCACCCAGCCCGCTCCGGACCACACCCCGGACTCGGCACGCCCCGGCCCGGACCCGGTCAGCACACAACCGACACCCGACCACACCCCGGACTCGGCACGCCCCCACCCCGACACCCTCAGCACCCAGCCGGCCCCCGGCCCGTCCCCACACCCCGACGCGGCCCCGACGCCCGACGCGGGCCCCGGGCCGAACCACCCCTCCCCCACCCCGGACCAGCCCTCTCCGGGGCCGTCCAACTCCCCCTCCCCGGACGCCCCGTCACACCCGGACGCGGGCCCGGCCCCGTCGCAGCAACCGACGGCCTCCCCCGACCCCGTCGCCGGCAACCCGCCCTCCCACGGCGGCACCTCCACCGACACCAACGGCAGCGGGGACGGCAACAACAACAGCAACAGCAACAACAACAACGGGGACAATGCCGGTAGCGGACGCGGCGCCACGCCGCATGTGAACGTGCCCTCCCAGGGCGCCCCGGCCCAGCACGCACCCTCCTCCGGCCCGCCCATCGGCCGGCGCGACCCGTCCCCCGGCGACCCCATGCCCACCGTGGACGACAACGACGACACCACGGTCAGGACCCAGTCCGCCGACACCATGGCCGCGCCCGCCCAGCGCACCGCGGACCCCGGCACCACCGCCGCCACCACACCCCAGCAGTCCCCGCAGCACACCCCGCAGGCCGCCGGCCCGATGATGGCGCCCCCCACCACCGTGCCCCAGCAGGGCGGCCCCGCGACCCCGAACTCCGCCCCGCCACGCGGCACCACCCCGTCCGGCGGGAACCCGCCCCCACCCTCCAACCGCCGCCCCGACGGCTCCCAGGTCATCCGGGACGTCACCCAGCAGCCCAGCCCCGAACGCCCCGCCTACAACCCCCGCCCCGACGGGCCGCGTCCGGACCGAGCACGCCCCCGCACCGACGACCCCCGCAACCCCGGGAACGGACACCCCGACCCCCGTCAGCAGCGCCCGGCCGACCCCCAACAGCACCAGCACCAGCCGCAACCGCAACCGCAGAACAACCGCCCGGACCCGCGCCAACAGCACCCCACAGGCGATAACCCGGCTCCCGGCTCCCCCTCCGACAACTCGCCTGCCCACAACCTCCCGCCCAACGACCGTCCCGAAAACGGCCGTCCCGACAACGCCCGTCCCGAGAACCTCGACCCGCAAAACGTCCGCCCCGACCAGCCGGCCGATCACGCACACCCCGCCCACCCCACAGCCCAGCCCAACCAGTCCAACCAGCCCGACCAGCGCCCCGACGACACGCCTCTCACACACGCCACCGACGACACACACGCCGCACACCCCACCGACGACACACACCCCACCGACGACGGTCCCGCAGACCCCGACCACCGCGACCCCGCCCCGGCCTCCGAGACCCGTAACCGCGAGCGCCCCGGCGGCCTCGACGGCCCCACCGACGAACACCAGCAGCACGTCGAAAACTCCATCCCCAGAGACGAGAACGGCCGGCCCCAACGCCACCCCGACCCCGACGACGGCAACTGGCTCAACTCCCTCAACGAGCCCGGCCCCGACGCCCCCGGCCGCAACAACAACTGCGTCGACGCCGCCCTCGCCGCCGCCGACACCTACTCCGGCAACCCCACCGCCGCCGCCCACCGCACCCCCGACACCCACCCCGACGGCACCCCCTCCGACCGCGGCGAGAACAACGGCCGCGACCGCATCGAAAACACCCTCGGCACCCGCTTCAACGACTACGGCAACGGCAAAGACGCCTTCCACCGCCTCGAAAACGACCTCCGCAACACCGGCCACGGCTCACAAGCCGTCATCGTCACCCAGGACCGCAACGGCCGCGCCCACGCCTGGAACGTCGTCAACCACCACGGCAAAATCACCTACCTCGACGCCCAGACCGGCCAACGCAGCAACACCCCCCTCCACGACGGCACCAACGGCGTCCACGCCATCCCCCTCGACCCCAACCGCCGCCCCCTCCCCACCAACCCCACCCACAACAACCAGGACACCGAGAGCGACCGCCGCCCCGCCGCCGAACCGGCAGGAGCCGGGGAGAAGCGCAAACACCCGGGCGAAGCCAGGGACATCGAACGCGACGATCAGCGGCATCCGGTGCACGGCGAGCGGCCCGGCACCCATCAGGACGGCCTGCCGCCGGACGACGCCCAGGACCGGCTGCGCGCGAACGAACGGACGCCGGTGCACCAGATCCAGCACGATGCCCTGGACCAGCAGATGCGGCAGTGGGCCAACGACGGGAGCCTCGCCCGCGTCTTGCAGATCGCGACCGGGCACGGCCCCGACCCGGACGGGCCGCGGCGGCTCAACTCCGATCAACTGGCCCACCATCTCCAGGGTTTCCACGACCTGAACCGCGGCGAACGGATGGCGGTGGTCGCCTCGCTCGGCCGGCTCAGCCACACCTTCCACAAGGAGTACGGAGTCCACTCGAACCCGGTGAGCGACGGTAAGGAATCGGTGGGCGCCAGTCTCCACCAGCGCAATGTCGACCGGAATCTCAGCGGACTGCTCAAGGGCGTGGATCCGCAGGGGCCCCATGCCACCTCGCACGGCCCGGACCTCACCGGACGCAATTTCGCGGTCATCGAAATCGAAGGGCCCAATGGGACCGAGTATGTCGTCGATTCCTCACACCCGAAGGAAGGCGATACGAAAAAGATGCACTCGGAGGAGAACCTGGGCAACTGGCTGAACGAAGCGAACAAGGTATCCGGCGACAAATACACGCTGTCCGCCCTGTATACGGAACGCGAGCCGTGCGGAAACAAAAAGGGCGCGCTGGGCAAGCACAACTGCTCGGACTACCTGATCAAGATGGCGAAGGAACAGGGGAAGGGGCACGATGTCCCGGTCTATTACAGTACGTCGTACCGGACTGACGCGGATGTCGTCCAGGAGCGGAGCAAAGCCCGCCAGGAACTGATGAAACAGGCCCGCGACGCCCTGGGAGTCAGGAAACTCCCCAGGGAAACGCTGAAGCAAATCGACGATGCGGTACACCGACGCGTCCCGGATTCACCGGCAATGGTGGCCCAGGAGCGCCAGTTCGAGGACCGAGTGGACCGGGTGCGGAATCTGTGGTCCACGATTGCCACCCAGGTGTAG
- a CDS encoding SUKH-4 family immunity protein yields the protein MSSPSTSYEDIRADDAVERILRWWRDDHREPVTELVGPPESGRTQVLRRVHDSLPAGIWVDATGLTAEEVLQRVLSAAGVESPPHRRAGWRSELGKAGLGNRPVFLANAHRAGRTRRSAQPDRVVRTLALDLAVTAGTKVVVEADPPAEEPWLLNLLALRLVSDGPPDHRPVPRELQALALAELPRAPVAVWRELADVLGARFPDSASALEFARRFPELLTVDGDGEGSEGESSNGEWVAFRDEHFARRIRRGLGPEQFHAAGDRLTDWLPGHFAGPVAEYAAHALPLHAVQADRFDEMQHNGELVAHLDQVALLDAACCHAPRSLDRNTPAGDAASLWLSGVDSLPQGTWASWLHLMSTVRGDTGFAAGIERSGVPLPWKVRWANWRPPGGWDLSYLQPGPLLALFDATAEVPAVGRRIVAGQGAWDRRVRIWDAQTGEQLGGPWSDGVPQPGQAEPLWPRDHDPQITQPWVQLTNYGVEPELLTETLRLDGLVVVGGLGGVFAVEPASPDRFEGLGDLHGEPFLAEFGRVGGGTDWDAPDRAVLEELFGPGTVRRLAAEDLPAGLADEEARALLTGTGLPAFRGAEMRLTALGDEPLAELSADDVWEFTEEEDVPEPAGRGAYYRLGVWGGDPLVLDGEGGGVYVVPGEDGHGYEQPLVAGSLPAFVAMLQGYLVGRCLLPMAASLAERKRIRDLIELDLAAIDEEGAESAAWTDVLYDDAG from the coding sequence ATGTCGAGCCCCAGCACCTCCTATGAGGACATCCGCGCCGACGATGCCGTCGAACGGATCCTCCGATGGTGGCGCGACGATCACCGCGAGCCGGTCACCGAACTCGTCGGGCCCCCGGAATCGGGCAGAACCCAGGTGCTGCGACGGGTGCATGATTCCCTGCCCGCGGGAATATGGGTGGATGCCACCGGGCTCACCGCCGAAGAAGTCCTGCAACGCGTACTGTCCGCGGCAGGAGTGGAATCCCCGCCGCACCGGCGCGCGGGCTGGCGCAGCGAACTGGGGAAAGCGGGCCTCGGCAATCGGCCGGTGTTCCTCGCCAATGCGCACCGCGCGGGCCGCACCCGCAGATCGGCCCAGCCGGACCGGGTGGTCCGCACCTTGGCGCTCGATCTCGCGGTGACGGCCGGCACCAAGGTCGTCGTGGAAGCCGATCCGCCGGCCGAAGAGCCCTGGCTGCTGAACCTGTTGGCACTGCGCCTGGTGTCCGACGGCCCGCCGGACCACCGGCCCGTACCCCGTGAGCTACAGGCCCTCGCCCTGGCCGAATTGCCCCGGGCCCCGGTGGCCGTGTGGCGTGAACTGGCGGACGTACTGGGTGCGCGGTTCCCGGACTCCGCTTCCGCGCTGGAATTCGCCCGGCGATTCCCGGAGTTGCTCACGGTCGACGGCGACGGGGAAGGGAGCGAGGGGGAATCGAGCAACGGGGAATGGGTCGCCTTCCGGGACGAACATTTCGCCCGTCGCATCCGCCGCGGCCTCGGCCCCGAGCAATTCCACGCGGCCGGGGACCGGTTGACGGACTGGCTGCCGGGCCACTTTGCGGGGCCGGTCGCGGAGTACGCCGCCCACGCCCTGCCCCTGCATGCGGTGCAGGCCGACCGGTTCGACGAGATGCAGCACAACGGCGAGCTGGTGGCGCACCTCGACCAGGTGGCGCTGCTCGACGCGGCGTGCTGCCACGCCCCGCGCTCCCTCGACCGGAACACCCCCGCGGGCGACGCGGCCAGTCTCTGGCTGAGCGGGGTCGACTCCCTGCCGCAAGGGACGTGGGCGTCCTGGCTGCATCTGATGAGCACTGTCCGGGGCGACACGGGATTCGCCGCCGGCATCGAGCGTTCCGGGGTGCCCCTCCCGTGGAAGGTCCGCTGGGCGAACTGGCGCCCGCCGGGCGGCTGGGACCTCTCGTACCTCCAGCCCGGTCCGCTGCTGGCCCTCTTCGATGCGACTGCCGAGGTGCCGGCCGTCGGTCGCCGCATCGTGGCCGGTCAGGGTGCCTGGGACCGGCGCGTACGGATCTGGGACGCGCAGACCGGTGAACAGCTCGGCGGCCCCTGGAGCGACGGCGTCCCGCAGCCGGGGCAGGCGGAACCGCTCTGGCCGCGGGACCACGACCCGCAGATCACCCAGCCGTGGGTGCAGCTGACGAACTACGGGGTCGAACCGGAGCTGCTGACCGAAACCCTGCGGCTGGACGGCCTGGTGGTGGTCGGCGGCCTGGGCGGCGTGTTCGCCGTCGAGCCCGCGTCCCCGGACCGTTTCGAAGGCCTGGGGGACCTCCACGGCGAGCCGTTCCTCGCGGAGTTCGGCCGGGTCGGCGGCGGAACGGACTGGGACGCCCCCGATCGCGCGGTCCTGGAGGAGCTGTTCGGGCCCGGCACCGTGCGGCGCCTGGCGGCCGAAGACCTGCCGGCGGGGCTGGCCGACGAAGAGGCCCGCGCGCTGCTGACCGGGACCGGACTGCCGGCGTTCCGTGGGGCGGAGATGCGCCTGACGGCCCTCGGTGACGAGCCGCTCGCCGAGCTGTCGGCGGACGACGTCTGGGAGTTCACCGAGGAGGAGGACGTTCCCGAGCCGGCCGGCCGAGGGGCGTATTACCGGCTGGGCGTCTGGGGCGGCGATCCGCTCGTCCTCGACGGCGAGGGCGGGGGCGTCTACGTCGTACCCGGCGAGGACGGCCACGGCTACGAACAGCCGCTGGTGGCCGGCAGCCTGCCCGCCTTCGTGGCGATGCTCCAGGGCTATCTGGTCGGGCGCTGTCTGCTCCCCATGGCCGCGAGCCTCGCCGAGCGCAAGCGCATCCGGGACCTCATCGAACTCGATCTGGCGGCAATCGACGAGGAGGGCGCGGAGTCCGCGGCCTGGACCGACGTGCTGTACGACGATGCCGGCTGA
- the speB gene encoding agmatinase codes for MTTAASASNGPVGPVDSSRIPRYAGPATFARLPRLDEVGGRADVAVVGVPFDTGVSYRPGARFGGNAIREASRLLRPYNPAQDASPFALAQVADAGDIAANPFNINEAVETVEAAADDLLATGARMMTLGGDHTIALPLLRSVAKKHGPVALLHFDAHLDTWDTYFGAEYTHGTPFRRAVEEGILDTSALSHVGTRGPLYGKKDLDEDEKMGFGIVTSADVMRRGVDEVADQLRQRIGDRPLYISIDIDVLDPAHAPGTGTPEAGGLTSRELLEIVRGLSSCNLVSADLVEVAPAYDHAEMTSVAASHTAYELTTIMSRQIAAARG; via the coding sequence ATGACCACCGCAGCCAGCGCATCCAACGGGCCCGTGGGCCCCGTCGACTCCTCCCGTATCCCGCGTTACGCCGGGCCCGCGACCTTCGCCCGACTGCCCCGTCTCGACGAGGTCGGCGGCCGGGCCGATGTGGCCGTCGTCGGTGTCCCCTTCGACACCGGTGTCTCCTACCGCCCCGGCGCCCGCTTCGGTGGCAACGCCATCCGTGAGGCGTCCCGCCTTCTGCGCCCCTACAACCCGGCCCAGGACGCGTCCCCCTTCGCGCTCGCGCAGGTCGCCGACGCCGGTGACATCGCCGCCAACCCGTTCAACATCAACGAGGCCGTGGAGACGGTCGAGGCCGCGGCGGACGACCTGCTCGCCACCGGCGCCCGCATGATGACCCTCGGCGGCGACCACACCATCGCCCTGCCCCTCCTCCGCTCGGTCGCCAAGAAGCACGGCCCGGTCGCGCTGCTGCACTTCGACGCCCACCTGGACACCTGGGACACCTACTTCGGCGCCGAGTACACCCACGGAACCCCGTTCCGCCGCGCCGTCGAGGAGGGCATCCTCGACACCTCCGCGCTCTCCCACGTCGGCACCCGCGGGCCGCTCTACGGCAAGAAGGACCTCGACGAGGACGAGAAGATGGGCTTCGGCATCGTCACCTCGGCGGACGTCATGCGCCGCGGTGTCGACGAGGTCGCCGACCAGCTCCGCCAGCGCATCGGCGACCGCCCCCTCTACATCTCCATCGACATCGACGTCCTGGACCCGGCCCACGCCCCCGGCACCGGCACCCCCGAGGCCGGCGGCCTCACCTCCCGCGAACTCCTGGAGATCGTGCGCGGCCTGTCCTCCTGCAACCTGGTCTCGGCCGACCTGGTGGAGGTGGCGCCCGCCTACGACCACGCGGAGATGACCTCGGTCGCCGCCTCCCACACGGCGTACGAGCTGACGACGATCATGTCGCGGCAGATCGCCGCCGCGCGCGGCTGA
- a CDS encoding phosphatase: MPIASAATAPSRAELVDHLVRTRIAGDVATPRENNLSHYRRLANGERHYWFGLEFGDRWTDEQDVLAVMAERCGVNDDPHHRQGQDTIDPELTVDALDRAAAVLRKAAADGQRVLFATGHPGGLLDVHRATAEALRARDCEIMVVPDGLRADDGMVFQFGEVAMLERGATLWHTHSPEPMAAILDGLEREGRPLPDLVMADHGWAGCAGQRGIDAVGFADCNDPALFLAEAEGTLQVTIPLDDHVLSPRHYDPLTAYLLDAAGLR, encoded by the coding sequence ATGCCGATAGCCTCTGCTGCCACCGCACCCTCGCGCGCCGAACTCGTCGATCATCTCGTCCGGACCCGGATCGCCGGTGACGTCGCCACCCCCCGCGAGAACAACCTCTCCCACTACCGCAGACTCGCCAACGGCGAGCGCCACTACTGGTTCGGCCTGGAGTTCGGCGACCGCTGGACGGACGAGCAGGATGTGCTGGCCGTGATGGCGGAGCGCTGCGGGGTGAACGACGATCCGCACCACCGGCAGGGGCAGGACACCATCGACCCCGAGCTGACGGTGGATGCGCTGGACCGGGCGGCCGCGGTGCTGCGCAAGGCGGCCGCCGACGGGCAGCGGGTGCTGTTCGCGACCGGCCACCCGGGCGGGCTGCTCGATGTGCACCGGGCGACGGCCGAGGCGCTGCGCGCCCGGGACTGCGAGATCATGGTCGTCCCGGACGGGCTCCGGGCGGACGACGGGATGGTCTTCCAGTTCGGTGAGGTGGCGATGCTGGAGCGCGGTGCGACGCTGTGGCACACCCACTCCCCCGAGCCGATGGCCGCGATCCTGGACGGGCTGGAGCGGGAAGGGCGGCCGCTGCCGGATCTGGTGATGGCCGACCACGGCTGGGCGGGCTGCGCCGGCCAGCGCGGTATCGACGCGGTGGGCTTCGCGGACTGCAACGACCCGGCCCTCTTCCTGGCCGAGGCCGAGGGCACCCTCCAGGTGACGATCCCCCTGGACGACCATGTCCTGAGCCCGCGCCACTACGACCCGCTGACCGCCTATCTGCTGGACGCCGCCGGCCTGCGCTGA
- a CDS encoding acyl-CoA thioesterase, with amino-acid sequence MNDALESLLGLLALERIEQDIFRGQSRPSVVPRVFGGQVAAQALVAAGRTVPADRPPHSLHAYFLRPGDPGAPIVYTVDRIRDGRSFTTRRVVAVQHGQPIFHLSASFQVTEDGLEHQEPMPPAPDPLELPTAAEMLPRYADRFVDPGVAERLLESRAAIDLRYVDAPPFGTVGEVRDPRSQVWFRTQGKLDDDGEIPRPLLDICLVTYVSDMTLLDSILLAHGRGGWAVGDVVGASLDHAMWFHRPLRADEWLLYDQESPTAQGGRGLGKGRIFTADGQLAASVIQEGVIRVPRGQEA; translated from the coding sequence GTGAACGACGCACTGGAGTCCCTGCTCGGTCTGCTCGCCCTGGAGCGGATCGAGCAGGACATCTTCCGCGGCCAGAGCCGTCCCTCGGTCGTGCCCCGGGTCTTCGGCGGCCAGGTCGCCGCCCAGGCCCTCGTCGCGGCCGGGCGGACGGTCCCCGCCGACCGTCCCCCGCACTCCCTGCACGCCTACTTCCTGCGCCCCGGGGACCCCGGCGCACCCATCGTCTACACCGTCGACCGCATCCGCGACGGCCGGTCCTTCACCACCCGCCGGGTCGTCGCCGTCCAGCACGGCCAGCCGATCTTCCACCTCTCGGCCTCCTTCCAGGTGACCGAGGACGGGCTGGAGCACCAGGAGCCGATGCCGCCGGCGCCGGACCCGCTGGAGCTGCCCACCGCCGCGGAGATGCTGCCGCGCTACGCCGACCGGTTCGTCGACCCGGGCGTTGCCGAGCGGCTGCTGGAGTCCCGGGCCGCGATCGATCTGCGGTACGTGGACGCGCCGCCGTTCGGCACCGTCGGTGAGGTACGCGACCCCCGGTCCCAGGTCTGGTTCCGCACCCAGGGCAAGCTCGACGACGACGGCGAGATCCCCCGCCCGCTGCTGGACATCTGCCTGGTCACCTACGTCTCCGACATGACGCTGCTGGACTCGATCCTGCTCGCGCACGGCCGGGGCGGCTGGGCGGTCGGCGATGTGGTCGGCGCCAGCCTGGACCACGCGATGTGGTTCCACCGGCCGCTGCGCGCCGACGAATGGCTGCTCTACGACCAGGAGTCACCCACCGCCCAGGGCGGCCGGGGACTGGGCAAGGGCCGGATCTTCACGGCCGACGGACAGCTGGCGGCCTCGGTGATCCAGGAGGGCGTCATCCGGGTACCGCGGGGCCAGGAGGCCTAG
- a CDS encoding acyl-CoA dehydrogenase family protein, with amino-acid sequence MRRTVFNEDHEAFRETLRAFIEAEVVPVYDEWFAAGQTPRDFYYKLAELGVFGIRVDEEYGGAGIDSYKFEAVMYEETSRAGVSFGGSGVHVLLGLPYIKMLATDEQKKRFLPKFVSGEEMWALAMTEPGTGSDLAGMKTTAKLSDDGTHYVLNGAKTFITGGVHADRVIVCARTAAPKEDDRRFGISLFAVDTTSAGYSVGRKLDKLGLKVSDTAELAFVDVKVPVEDLLGEENKGFSYLGLNLASERWGIAFGAYAQAAAAVRFAKEYVQERTIFGKTVASFQNTKFELAACQAEVDAAQAVADRTLEALDAGELSPAEAASAKLFCTEVAHRVIDKCLQLHGGYGYMNEYPIARLYADNRVNRIYGGTSEVMKSIIAKSMGL; translated from the coding sequence ATGCGCCGTACGGTGTTCAACGAGGATCACGAGGCGTTCCGGGAGACCCTGCGCGCCTTCATCGAGGCCGAGGTCGTACCGGTGTACGACGAGTGGTTCGCGGCCGGCCAGACCCCGCGCGACTTCTACTACAAGCTCGCCGAGCTGGGCGTCTTCGGCATCCGTGTCGACGAGGAGTACGGCGGCGCGGGCATAGACTCGTACAAGTTCGAGGCCGTGATGTACGAGGAGACCTCGCGCGCGGGCGTCTCCTTCGGCGGCTCCGGCGTGCACGTCCTGCTCGGTCTGCCCTACATCAAGATGCTCGCCACCGACGAGCAGAAGAAGCGCTTCCTGCCGAAGTTCGTCTCCGGCGAGGAGATGTGGGCCCTCGCGATGACCGAGCCGGGCACCGGCTCCGACCTCGCGGGCATGAAGACCACCGCGAAGCTCTCCGACGACGGCACGCACTACGTGCTCAACGGCGCCAAGACCTTCATCACCGGCGGCGTGCACGCCGACCGCGTGATCGTCTGCGCCCGTACCGCCGCGCCGAAGGAGGACGACCGCCGCTTCGGTATCTCCCTGTTCGCCGTCGACACCACGTCCGCGGGCTACTCCGTCGGCCGCAAGCTGGACAAGCTCGGCCTGAAGGTCTCCGACACCGCCGAGCTGGCGTTCGTCGACGTGAAGGTGCCGGTCGAGGACCTGCTCGGCGAGGAGAACAAGGGCTTCTCCTACCTGGGCCTGAACCTCGCCTCGGAGCGCTGGGGCATCGCCTTCGGCGCGTACGCGCAGGCCGCGGCGGCCGTCCGGTTCGCCAAGGAGTACGTGCAGGAGCGCACGATCTTCGGCAAGACCGTCGCCTCCTTCCAGAACACCAAGTTCGAGCTGGCCGCCTGCCAGGCCGAGGTGGACGCCGCGCAGGCCGTCGCCGACCGCACCCTGGAGGCCCTCGACGCGGGCGAGCTGTCCCCGGCCGAGGCCGCGAGCGCCAAGCTCTTCTGCACCGAGGTCGCCCACCGCGTCATCGACAAGTGCCTCCAGCTGCACGGCGGTTACGGCTACATGAACGAGTACCCGATCGCCCGCCTCTACGCCGACAACCGCGTCAACCGCATCTACGGCGGCACCAGCGAGGTCATGAAGTCGATCATCGCCAAGTCCATGGGCCTCTAG